One window of Marinomonas primoryensis genomic DNA carries:
- a CDS encoding VF530 family DNA-binding protein, which produces MNDEINYTNNPLHGLGLQELLTQIVDHYGFEILYAYLNINCLKTNPSIESSVKFLKKTDWAREKVEIFYLYKYKNLPRVSSEQFDLPARKRIIPEGQTPREPAELSFEDAERVREKQALKAAEHGKTKRYGNGKPDSDRGGYFRR; this is translated from the coding sequence ATGAACGACGAGATCAACTACACAAACAATCCCCTACACGGTCTGGGTTTACAAGAACTGCTCACCCAGATAGTTGATCATTACGGTTTTGAGATTCTCTACGCTTATCTGAACATCAACTGTTTAAAGACTAACCCGAGCATTGAATCCAGTGTGAAATTTCTCAAAAAAACGGACTGGGCGCGGGAGAAAGTTGAAATTTTTTATCTGTATAAGTATAAAAATCTACCGCGAGTTTCATCTGAGCAGTTTGACCTGCCAGCCAGAAAACGGATTATCCCTGAAGGCCAAACTCCCCGCGAACCAGCTGAACTGAGTTTTGAAGATGCTGAACGCGTTCGAGAAAAGCAGGCGTTGAAAGCCGCGGAGCACGGCAAGACAAAAAGATATGGCAACGGCAAGCCTGACAGTGACCGAGGAGGATATTTCAGAAGATAG
- a CDS encoding transporter substrate-binding domain-containing protein, translated as MHNKNKNIYKLVSLATFMLVTLNIQQVQARTWQEIQQSGVLKVGLTGDYKPMSFHGESGKLEGFAVDMTTELAKSLDLKIQFVNTTWPSLSQDLASDKFDLAAGGVTLTKKRAEQFLFSDPVVGNGKIILTNCQNKKPLSTLNDIDKPSVKMIVNPGGTNQIYVDNHIKNADIIRTKDNFANLKGIREGSADAMITDLIEGNYYQATEKGVFCVSSKVLVGTSSVKAYMVQKDNEILLSRINTWLHDSDKSTLIAHWGLKP; from the coding sequence ATGCATAATAAGAATAAAAACATCTATAAACTCGTATCGCTTGCTACGTTCATGTTAGTTACGTTAAATATACAACAGGTTCAGGCTCGCACTTGGCAAGAAATTCAACAAAGTGGTGTCTTAAAAGTTGGACTGACAGGGGACTATAAGCCAATGTCCTTCCATGGTGAATCAGGAAAGCTAGAAGGGTTTGCTGTGGATATGACGACAGAACTAGCAAAATCTCTTGATCTAAAAATACAATTTGTGAATACCACATGGCCTAGCCTGTCTCAAGACCTTGCTAGTGACAAATTTGACTTGGCCGCTGGAGGGGTTACATTAACCAAAAAACGTGCCGAACAGTTTTTATTTTCTGATCCGGTGGTGGGTAATGGCAAAATCATTTTGACTAATTGTCAGAATAAGAAGCCATTGAGTACCTTGAACGATATTGATAAACCCAGTGTGAAGATGATCGTCAACCCAGGTGGTACTAACCAAATTTATGTGGATAATCATATAAAAAATGCTGATATCATTCGTACAAAAGATAATTTTGCTAATTTAAAGGGGATTCGTGAGGGCTCGGCTGATGCGATGATTACGGATCTAATTGAAGGGAATTATTATCAAGCAACTGAAAAGGGCGTCTTTTGTGTGTCTTCGAAGGTCTTAGTAGGCACGTCTAGTGTTAAAGCCTACATGGTGCAAAAAGACAATGAGATTTTGTTAAGTCGAATTAATACCTGGCTTCATGATTCGGATAAATCCACTTTGATTGCACACTGGGGATTAAAGCCATAG
- a CDS encoding TRAP transporter large permease: MSVVLIGFAVLLILILVIRMPIAFAMGIVGFFGFAILQGLSFDNVLSFRWTASLTLASSRVIETVQDYNLSVIPLFILMGNFVTRSGLSQELYNASYAFLGHRKGGLAMSTVLACGGFSAICGSSLATSATMAKVAMPPMRKFGYADSLATASIAAGGTLGILIPPSVILVIYGLLTQSSIRELFAAGFIPGVLGIFLYMCAVRYVVWRNPAAGPAGERMNFKERIIALKNIWGVLVLFTIVMGGIYLGVFTPTEAAGVGASGALIIGLARRSLSFSEIFETLVDTTRTSAMLFCVVIGAFIFSDFITRAGLPDALLSFVTSLELSPMLVIMVILMIYIVLGMVFESLSMLLLTVPVFYPLVSSLGFDLVWFGIVVVVVTEISLITPPVGMNVFVLSAVLKDVKAGTIFKGVTPFWCVDIIRLLIIVFIVPVSMFLPNFLYD; this comes from the coding sequence ATGTCAGTTGTATTAATCGGCTTTGCCGTTCTTTTGATTTTGATTTTGGTGATTCGAATGCCTATCGCATTTGCGATGGGGATTGTGGGCTTTTTTGGTTTTGCTATTTTACAGGGACTAAGTTTTGATAATGTACTTTCTTTTCGCTGGACAGCCTCGTTAACACTAGCGTCTAGCCGGGTCATAGAAACCGTACAAGACTACAATTTATCAGTGATACCTTTGTTTATTTTGATGGGGAATTTCGTTACTCGCTCAGGTTTATCGCAGGAACTGTATAACGCTTCTTATGCTTTTTTAGGGCACCGAAAAGGCGGATTGGCCATGTCAACGGTGTTGGCTTGCGGTGGTTTTTCCGCTATTTGCGGCTCCAGTTTAGCAACGTCTGCCACCATGGCAAAAGTGGCCATGCCACCAATGCGTAAGTTTGGTTATGCAGACAGTCTAGCAACGGCCTCAATTGCGGCTGGTGGCACACTTGGCATATTAATTCCTCCCAGCGTTATTCTTGTTATTTATGGTTTGCTAACACAGTCCAGTATTCGTGAACTATTTGCGGCTGGCTTTATTCCCGGCGTGTTAGGTATTTTTCTGTATATGTGCGCTGTTCGCTATGTTGTTTGGCGAAACCCTGCTGCGGGTCCAGCCGGAGAGCGGATGAATTTTAAAGAACGGATTATTGCTCTAAAAAATATTTGGGGTGTTTTAGTACTCTTTACTATTGTGATGGGCGGTATCTACTTGGGCGTATTTACGCCGACTGAGGCCGCTGGAGTAGGTGCTAGTGGGGCATTAATTATTGGCTTGGCGCGACGCAGTTTGAGTTTTAGCGAAATATTTGAAACCTTGGTAGACACCACAAGAACGTCGGCCATGCTGTTTTGTGTCGTTATTGGGGCGTTTATCTTTTCAGACTTTATTACTCGAGCGGGTCTGCCGGATGCCTTATTAAGTTTTGTCACCTCATTAGAACTGAGTCCTATGTTGGTGATTATGGTTATTCTGATGATTTACATCGTTCTTGGGATGGTGTTCGAAAGCCTTTCCATGTTGCTACTGACCGTCCCCGTTTTTTACCCTCTGGTATCCAGCTTAGGTTTTGATCTTGTTTGGTTCGGCATTGTTGTGGTGGTGGTGACGGAGATAAGTTTGATTACTCCGCCGGTGGGGATGAATGTCTTTGTCTTAAGCGCAGTCTTAAAAGATGTAAAAGCAGGCACGATTTTTAAAGGGGTTACACCGTTCTGGTGCGTGGATATTATTCGCCTTTTGATCATCGTTTTCATCGTACCAGTGTCTATGTTCTTACCTAATTTTTTATACGACTGA
- a CDS encoding TRAP transporter substrate-binding protein, which produces MMSFKKNLLWAVCGASVFVSGMTSAATTTLHVATWLPPTSAQNAVVWPTWKEWVETATEGRVEVVIENYTGSPKTIFDAVEDGVFDAGFSVNAYIPGRFKLASVAEIPGEITDAEVGSVALWRTYEAYFKADQEFRGLHLLALFVHGPGQLNTTFPVNSLEDLKGKKMRVGGGLVNVLAERLGVTPISAPAPKSYELMQQGVVDGTFLPAEQQKTLRLSEVTTDLVLFPKGLYTTAFSIVMNPDSFEGLSKKDQEAIMSVSGEKLSRLAGAAWGKADDEGILEAKASGVNVVYLSKEDALVKDMDELEKGIDQEWINSVSDRKVDANAALAYFRKNVSELSQ; this is translated from the coding sequence ATGATGAGTTTTAAAAAAAACCTACTGTGGGCGGTGTGTGGCGCTTCTGTTTTTGTATCAGGCATGACGTCAGCGGCAACAACGACCTTGCATGTGGCGACGTGGTTGCCACCAACAAGCGCGCAGAATGCGGTTGTTTGGCCTACGTGGAAAGAATGGGTTGAAACCGCCACGGAAGGGCGTGTTGAAGTGGTGATTGAAAATTATACGGGTTCGCCTAAAACAATCTTTGACGCGGTGGAAGATGGCGTTTTCGATGCGGGGTTCAGTGTTAACGCTTATATACCGGGTCGATTTAAGTTAGCCAGTGTGGCTGAAATTCCGGGCGAAATCACCGATGCGGAAGTTGGCTCCGTTGCATTGTGGCGTACTTATGAAGCCTATTTTAAAGCCGATCAAGAATTTAGAGGCCTTCACTTACTGGCTTTATTTGTCCACGGTCCAGGCCAGCTGAATACGACTTTTCCTGTTAATTCGTTGGAAGATTTAAAAGGCAAAAAAATGCGTGTAGGTGGCGGTTTGGTTAATGTTTTGGCAGAGCGTTTAGGCGTGACTCCTATTTCTGCACCCGCGCCTAAATCGTATGAATTAATGCAACAAGGTGTTGTTGACGGTACATTTTTACCGGCTGAGCAGCAAAAAACACTTCGCTTAAGTGAAGTAACAACCGATCTTGTGCTCTTTCCTAAGGGGTTATATACAACCGCTTTTAGTATTGTAATGAATCCAGATTCGTTCGAAGGTCTTAGTAAAAAAGACCAAGAAGCGATTATGAGTGTCTCTGGTGAAAAACTCTCAAGGCTGGCTGGTGCGGCATGGGGCAAAGCGGATGATGAAGGCATATTAGAAGCCAAAGCGAGTGGTGTTAACGTGGTGTACCTTTCTAAAGAGGATGCACTCGTAAAAGACATGGATGAATTAGAGAAAGGCATAGATCAAGAATGGATTAATTCTGTTTCTGATCGTAAGGTCGATGCGAACGCGGCGCTTGCTTACTTTAGAAAAAATGTCAGTGAATTGAGTCAGTAA
- the paaZ gene encoding phenylacetic acid degradation bifunctional protein PaaZ codes for MSQSHILQSPVLQSFIAGEWLGNQAGQALASPVNGETIYHTHAETIDFGRSLEFARTKGRAALMAMDFQSRASCLRDLGKYLLEHKESLYAISLLTGATRNDSWVDIEGGAGTLFAYASVGRRELPSGNLIHEDDAFPLGRDGQFFGSHILVPRQGVAVHINAFNFPIWGMLEKFAANFLAGMPCIVKPGTSTCYLTQACVRLMEESGFLPEGSLQLIIGRTGDLLDRLDGQDVVTFTGSASTAAKLKVTPNIINNSIPFNAEADSLNCAILAPDVSVDSPEFDLFIKEVAREMTVKAGQKCTAIRRVLIPENQVQAVSERLTARLAKVSIGDPHLDTVRMGALASFEQKADVLAQLEQLLKSSQVVYGHEDGFELLGKGSEKGAFVRPTLLLSNDPDAEGGAHDIEAFGPISTLMPYKNIDHAIALAARGKGSLVTTLVTQDPEIARKVVPALAAWHGRVHILNEASSKESTGHGSPLPMLKHGGPGRAGGGEELGGIRGVKHYMQRAAIQGSPTMLSAVTGEYVRGGETYESDVHPFRRYFEDLRIGESLLTHRRTVTETDIVNFGCLSGDHFYMHFDDIAARDSQFEQRIAHGYFVLSAAAGLFVSPGEGPVLANYGLDTLRFITPVPIGDTIRARLTCKRKIDQGKLSPKGEPQGVVVWDVQVTNQHDELVASYDILTLVKKAI; via the coding sequence ATGAGCCAAAGCCATATTTTACAAAGCCCAGTTCTACAAAGCTTTATTGCTGGGGAGTGGTTAGGTAATCAAGCTGGACAAGCATTAGCTAGCCCTGTCAACGGTGAAACGATTTATCATACACATGCTGAAACCATTGATTTTGGCCGTTCACTGGAATTTGCCCGCACCAAAGGCCGTGCTGCTTTAATGGCAATGGATTTTCAGAGTCGCGCGTCTTGTTTGCGAGACTTAGGCAAATATTTACTCGAACACAAAGAATCGTTATACGCTATTTCCTTATTAACGGGTGCGACTCGTAATGATAGCTGGGTAGACATTGAAGGCGGTGCAGGTACGTTGTTTGCTTATGCGAGTGTGGGACGACGTGAGTTGCCATCGGGTAACCTGATCCACGAAGATGATGCTTTTCCTTTAGGTCGTGATGGTCAGTTTTTCGGTTCGCATATTTTGGTGCCTCGCCAAGGTGTTGCTGTACATATTAACGCTTTTAACTTCCCAATTTGGGGTATGTTAGAGAAATTCGCAGCTAACTTTCTGGCGGGCATGCCGTGCATCGTTAAGCCAGGAACCTCAACGTGTTACCTAACACAAGCTTGTGTGCGTTTGATGGAGGAATCTGGATTTTTACCAGAAGGTAGTTTGCAGTTAATCATTGGCCGTACTGGCGATTTATTAGATCGCTTGGATGGTCAAGATGTAGTGACCTTCACGGGCTCTGCGAGCACGGCAGCAAAATTAAAAGTCACACCTAATATCATCAATAATTCCATTCCTTTTAATGCCGAAGCAGATTCGTTGAATTGTGCCATCTTAGCGCCGGACGTATCTGTAGATAGCCCAGAATTTGATCTTTTCATTAAAGAGGTCGCACGGGAAATGACGGTGAAAGCAGGGCAGAAATGTACTGCGATTCGTCGTGTATTGATTCCTGAAAATCAAGTGCAGGCGGTCTCTGAGCGTCTAACCGCACGCCTTGCCAAAGTGTCTATCGGCGATCCGCATTTAGATACCGTTCGCATGGGCGCATTGGCTTCTTTTGAGCAAAAAGCAGACGTCTTGGCACAGCTTGAGCAGTTATTAAAAAGCAGTCAGGTTGTTTATGGTCATGAAGACGGTTTTGAGCTTCTAGGAAAAGGTTCAGAAAAAGGTGCTTTTGTGCGACCTACTTTGCTGCTTAGTAATGATCCAGATGCAGAAGGCGGAGCTCATGACATAGAAGCTTTCGGGCCAATCAGTACCTTAATGCCTTATAAAAATATAGACCACGCGATTGCGCTTGCTGCTCGCGGTAAGGGTTCTTTGGTAACAACGTTAGTGACTCAAGACCCTGAGATTGCCAGAAAAGTAGTGCCTGCTTTAGCGGCGTGGCACGGGCGAGTGCATATTTTGAACGAGGCATCCTCAAAAGAATCCACCGGTCACGGTTCTCCACTGCCAATGTTAAAACATGGTGGTCCAGGACGCGCTGGTGGCGGTGAAGAATTGGGTGGTATACGTGGCGTAAAACACTATATGCAACGTGCTGCTATTCAGGGTTCACCCACCATGCTATCTGCGGTCACCGGAGAATATGTTCGTGGTGGTGAGACGTATGAAAGTGATGTTCACCCTTTCCGTCGTTACTTCGAAGATCTTCGAATTGGTGAATCTTTGCTCACTCATCGACGCACCGTTACGGAAACCGACATCGTGAATTTTGGTTGCTTGTCTGGCGATCATTTTTACATGCATTTTGATGACATTGCCGCGCGTGACTCTCAGTTTGAGCAGCGTATAGCCCACGGTTACTTTGTACTGTCGGCGGCGGCTGGGCTATTTGTTTCGCCGGGTGAAGGTCCTGTGTTGGCCAATTACGGTTTGGATACATTGCGATTCATTACGCCTGTGCCAATAGGCGACACCATTCGTGCTCGCTTAACGTGCAAACGTAAAATTGATCAAGGCAAGTTAAGTCCAAAAGGGGAACCTCAAGGCGTGGTGGTGTGGGATGTTCAAGTCACTAATCAACATGATGAACTGGTTGCCAGTTACGACATTTTAACGTTAGTTAAAAAAGCCATTTGA
- a CDS encoding TRAP transporter small permease yields MSMKNWMDKHYPEPNIYRWIGLGLEAISATVLFLLMVLTSLDVAGRYLFNNSVNGAFELTQMGLAIIVFAQMPLITWRGSHVVVDLLDHILGNRIVKVLGIFSVFIVSSSFYFLALRIYELAERSLRREEVTEYLQIPTGYLTEYIAIMSWVTAACMLTYGAYRVVKGNNESQQFGE; encoded by the coding sequence ATGTCGATGAAAAACTGGATGGATAAACATTATCCAGAACCCAATATATACCGCTGGATTGGTTTGGGTTTAGAAGCAATTTCTGCAACGGTTTTGTTTTTATTAATGGTACTGACTTCTTTGGATGTGGCGGGTCGCTATCTTTTTAATAATTCGGTGAATGGTGCCTTTGAACTTACCCAAATGGGGTTGGCCATCATCGTGTTTGCTCAAATGCCATTAATTACATGGCGCGGCAGTCACGTCGTCGTGGATTTACTGGATCATATTTTAGGCAATCGTATCGTTAAGGTTCTTGGGATCTTTTCGGTCTTTATTGTTTCTTCTTCGTTTTATTTCTTAGCACTTCGCATTTATGAATTAGCAGAACGCTCGCTTCGTCGTGAAGAAGTAACAGAATATCTTCAGATACCGACCGGATATTTGACAGAGTACATCGCGATTATGAGCTGGGTAACGGCGGCGTGCATGCTCACTTACGGTGCTTATCGTGTGGTGAAAGGCAATAACGAATCCCAGCAGTTTGGAGAGTAG
- a CDS encoding class II aldolase/adducin family protein, with protein sequence MSSTKRYFEQPSRFSDAEWKTRVDLAAMYRIFAYLKWDEAIYNHISLRVPGENDHYLINPFGLHYSEVTASNLVKVDLKGNIIGHSDWPINPAGFTFHSAIHDKVEDAHCVMHVHTTPTLAVCCLEEGISYSNFYSAQIYDKVSYHDFEGITLHMEEGQRILDSANGNPILMLRNHGPVIMGATLAQAFSLMWLVNRACEVQLASMSMGKVREIPEDICRKCTADSLPLDPKYGAGEDVFAAMKRIIEKQDPSFKQ encoded by the coding sequence ATGTCTTCAACTAAACGTTATTTTGAACAACCCAGTCGATTTAGTGATGCCGAGTGGAAAACTCGAGTGGATCTCGCCGCCATGTATCGGATTTTTGCCTATCTCAAATGGGATGAAGCCATTTACAACCACATTTCGCTTCGTGTGCCTGGGGAAAATGATCACTACTTAATCAACCCTTTTGGTTTACATTACAGTGAAGTAACAGCTTCTAATCTTGTAAAAGTAGACTTGAAAGGCAATATCATTGGTCATTCCGATTGGCCAATCAACCCAGCTGGCTTTACCTTTCACAGTGCTATTCATGACAAAGTAGAGGACGCGCATTGTGTTATGCATGTTCATACCACGCCGACATTGGCTGTCTGCTGTTTAGAAGAAGGTATTTCTTACAGCAACTTCTACTCCGCACAAATTTACGACAAAGTGTCTTACCACGACTTCGAAGGCATCACCCTTCATATGGAGGAAGGCCAACGAATTTTAGACAGCGCCAATGGGAACCCTATTTTAATGCTTCGTAACCACGGCCCTGTCATTATGGGGGCGACATTGGCTCAAGCTTTTTCTCTAATGTGGTTAGTCAATCGTGCGTGTGAAGTACAGTTGGCGTCTATGTCCATGGGCAAAGTACGAGAAATCCCTGAAGATATTTGTCGAAAGTGCACGGCAGACTCTCTGCCATTGGACCCTAAATATGGTGCGGGTGAAGATGTGTTTGCCGCCATGAAACGCATTATCGAAAAACAAGATCCCTCTTTTAAACAGTAA
- the fdhA gene encoding formaldehyde dehydrogenase, glutathione-independent, producing the protein MSNHANRGVIYQGNGTVKVEAIPFPELAIGKRRCDHGVILKVVTTNICGSDQHMVRGRTTAEKGLVLGHEITGEVIECGRDVEFIKVGDLVSVPFNIACGRCRSCKEGKTGICLNVNPARPGAAYGYVDMGGWVGGQADYVMVPYADFNLLKFPDADQALEKIQSLTLLSDILPTGFHGCITAGVGPGSTVYIAGAGPVGLAAAASAHLLGAACVIVGDMVEDRLNQARSFGCETIDLKQEGDIQDKIEAILGDREVDAFVDCVGFEAHACGCDHHQESPAVVLNSAMQMTRAGGQIGIPGLYVTEDPGAADSAAQQGSLSMRFGLGWAKSHSLHTGQCPVMKYHRQLMQAILFDKIDIAKAVNVQMISLDQAPQGYADFDGGAAKKFVIDPHKMVS; encoded by the coding sequence ATGAGTAATCATGCAAACCGAGGTGTCATTTATCAAGGAAACGGCACGGTTAAAGTCGAGGCAATCCCTTTCCCTGAACTGGCCATTGGTAAACGACGCTGTGACCATGGCGTTATCCTGAAAGTGGTCACTACGAATATCTGTGGCAGTGATCAACACATGGTACGAGGCAGAACGACCGCTGAAAAAGGCTTAGTACTTGGTCATGAAATCACCGGCGAAGTCATCGAATGTGGCCGTGATGTAGAATTCATCAAGGTTGGAGATTTGGTCTCTGTACCATTTAATATTGCCTGTGGTCGTTGCCGCAGCTGTAAAGAAGGCAAAACAGGCATCTGTTTGAACGTAAACCCTGCTCGCCCAGGTGCCGCGTATGGTTACGTAGATATGGGCGGCTGGGTTGGTGGACAAGCCGACTATGTAATGGTGCCATACGCAGATTTCAACCTGTTGAAATTCCCAGATGCGGATCAAGCACTTGAGAAAATCCAAAGCCTAACCTTGCTTTCTGACATTCTTCCTACGGGTTTCCACGGCTGTATAACGGCTGGTGTTGGACCGGGCTCTACCGTTTACATTGCTGGCGCTGGGCCTGTTGGTTTGGCCGCGGCCGCTTCTGCTCATTTATTAGGTGCGGCCTGTGTAATTGTTGGCGATATGGTCGAAGACAGGCTGAATCAAGCTCGCTCTTTTGGTTGTGAGACTATCGACCTTAAACAAGAAGGCGATATTCAAGACAAAATCGAAGCCATTCTGGGTGATCGTGAAGTGGATGCGTTTGTTGACTGCGTTGGTTTTGAAGCCCATGCATGTGGCTGCGACCATCATCAGGAATCACCTGCTGTTGTCTTAAACTCTGCCATGCAAATGACTCGCGCGGGTGGACAAATTGGCATCCCAGGCCTGTACGTTACTGAAGACCCTGGTGCAGCAGACAGCGCGGCACAACAAGGCAGCTTGAGCATGCGTTTTGGTCTTGGTTGGGCGAAATCTCATTCACTTCATACGGGTCAATGTCCCGTTATGAAGTATCACCGCCAGCTGATGCAAGCCATCTTGTTTGATAAAATCGATATTGCTAAAGCGGTGAACGTGCAGATGATATCTCTGGATCAAGCACCACAAGGTTACGCCGATTTCGATGGCGGCGCCGCGAAGAAATTCGTTATTGATCCACACAAAATGGTGAGTTAA
- a CDS encoding LysR family transcriptional regulator: MNIKQVKAFLAVAQSMSFASAATQLHLSQPALSLSIKSLEENLGGKLLTRTTRHIALTPEGEALLPIARRLLAQWENAEDEMKQRFALQLGKIAIASMPSFAASLLPKAIRNYHESYPNIQVAIDDVLSDIVVEMVRNNQVELGISFEPANLLDLSFYPLYDDRFIAILPKDHPLEEQETIPWRALLKYDFITLQRPSSVRALIESSLHDAGIELAVAFDAHQLATVGRMVSEGMGVAVVPSICRQQAIEQGALIRPVIQPEIHCRVGVICQPRSNLSIAAAAMLDVLINTYS; encoded by the coding sequence ATGAACATCAAACAAGTGAAAGCCTTTTTAGCCGTCGCCCAATCGATGAGTTTTGCCAGCGCTGCGACTCAGTTACATTTATCTCAACCTGCGCTGAGCTTATCGATCAAAAGCCTTGAAGAAAATTTAGGAGGAAAACTTCTCACTCGAACCACACGCCACATTGCATTGACACCAGAAGGAGAAGCGCTCTTGCCCATCGCGAGGCGATTATTAGCCCAATGGGAAAATGCCGAAGACGAGATGAAGCAACGCTTTGCCTTGCAACTCGGCAAAATCGCCATCGCGTCCATGCCTTCTTTTGCGGCGTCATTATTGCCAAAAGCGATTCGTAATTACCACGAGTCTTACCCAAACATTCAGGTAGCGATCGACGATGTGTTATCAGATATCGTGGTTGAAATGGTGCGTAACAATCAGGTGGAATTAGGGATTTCCTTTGAACCCGCCAATCTTTTGGATTTGTCTTTTTACCCACTTTACGATGACAGGTTCATCGCTATTTTGCCCAAAGATCACCCTCTGGAAGAGCAAGAGACAATTCCTTGGCGAGCGCTTTTAAAATATGACTTTATTACGTTACAGCGCCCTTCCAGTGTTCGCGCTCTAATAGAAAGCTCATTACATGACGCAGGCATCGAACTGGCGGTGGCGTTTGATGCACACCAACTGGCGACAGTTGGACGTATGGTCAGCGAAGGCATGGGCGTGGCGGTTGTGCCGTCTATCTGTCGCCAACAAGCCATAGAACAAGGGGCGCTCATTCGTCCGGTGATTCAACCTGAAATTCATTGTCGCGTTGGAGTCATCTGTCAGCCACGATCCAACCTTTCCATCGCGGCGGCAGCCATGCTGGATGTGCTCATTAATACTTATTCCTAG
- a CDS encoding NAD(P)H-hydrate dehydratase, translating to MEYKHKQSPSFLLTENEMGKADQAAVMAGVPAMDLMAAAGKAVADAVVNHWSKRSVLVLCGPGNNGGDGFVVAQHLRSIGWPVRLAFLGSVETFSTEAAHFYQAWQGEVDLFSTDLLDQTELVIDAMFGAGLSRPLEGKVRDMVDALIARKLPVCAIDVPSGVDGTTGAALGQVASAELTVTFFRKKPGHILFPGRALCGELVVADIGIPVTVLDELTLQTWENSPELWYENYPWPRLDGHKFHRGHAVVYGGETLTGASRLTARSAMRIGAGLVTLAAPIKAWTVYATALTGVMVAKLELSQESEDFEMLLLDPRHNAIAVGPGAGLAGFESIRTRKIVLAALVTGRATVLDADALSAFASDPQTLFDAIVGPCVMTPHEGEFARLFPFLNKSHAEDKLSRARLAAKQSGAVVVLKGADTVIASPDGRVIINSNAPAELATGGSGDVLAGFIVGLLAQGLEPFHAAAAAVWLHGEVGNEVGVGLIAEDLPDHLPKVLSVFKRQYFPTKK from the coding sequence ATGGAGTACAAGCATAAGCAATCCCCCTCATTCCTTTTGACGGAAAACGAAATGGGCAAGGCAGATCAAGCCGCTGTTATGGCGGGTGTACCAGCGATGGATTTGATGGCAGCCGCTGGCAAAGCGGTGGCAGACGCCGTGGTGAATCACTGGTCAAAACGATCCGTGTTGGTACTTTGTGGTCCGGGCAATAATGGCGGAGATGGCTTTGTGGTAGCACAGCATTTGCGTTCAATAGGTTGGCCAGTTCGTCTCGCTTTTTTAGGTTCTGTTGAGACTTTTTCAACGGAAGCGGCGCATTTTTATCAAGCTTGGCAAGGCGAAGTCGATCTCTTTTCAACGGACTTACTCGATCAAACAGAATTGGTCATAGACGCCATGTTTGGCGCAGGTTTATCTCGTCCATTGGAAGGCAAAGTCCGTGACATGGTTGATGCCCTGATAGCGCGTAAACTACCGGTTTGTGCGATAGATGTCCCTAGCGGTGTTGATGGTACAACGGGCGCCGCATTGGGGCAGGTGGCTTCAGCGGAATTAACCGTGACGTTTTTTCGTAAAAAGCCCGGACATATACTGTTTCCTGGCCGAGCGCTGTGCGGTGAACTCGTCGTTGCCGATATTGGTATTCCTGTGACTGTATTGGACGAGTTAACGCTTCAAACATGGGAAAACAGCCCTGAGCTTTGGTATGAAAATTATCCTTGGCCGCGATTGGATGGGCATAAGTTTCATCGCGGACATGCTGTGGTCTATGGCGGTGAAACACTCACTGGAGCCAGCCGTTTAACGGCTCGAAGCGCCATGCGTATAGGCGCTGGTTTGGTTACTTTGGCGGCTCCTATTAAGGCTTGGACTGTGTATGCCACAGCATTGACTGGTGTGATGGTGGCTAAATTAGAACTTAGCCAAGAGTCGGAAGATTTTGAAATGTTGTTATTAGACCCTCGTCATAATGCCATTGCCGTGGGGCCGGGAGCTGGTTTGGCAGGGTTCGAAAGCATTCGCACACGTAAAATCGTTTTGGCAGCGCTGGTTACAGGTCGCGCGACTGTGTTGGATGCCGATGCACTCAGTGCCTTTGCAAGCGATCCACAAACGCTGTTTGACGCCATTGTTGGACCTTGCGTGATGACGCCTCATGAAGGGGAGTTCGCGCGCCTGTTTCCTTTCCTCAATAAAAGCCACGCAGAGGACAAATTATCTCGGGCTCGACTTGCCGCCAAACAAAGTGGCGCTGTCGTGGTATTGAAAGGCGCGGATACGGTAATAGCTTCGCCAGACGGACGAGTGATAATTAACTCAAACGCGCCTGCTGAGCTTGCAACGGGCGGATCAGGCGATGTATTAGCAGGGTTTATTGTCGGGTTGTTAGCGCAAGGGCTTGAGCCTTTTCATGCCGCTGCCGCCGCCGTTTGGTTGCATGGCGAAGTGGGCAATGAGGTTGGCGTGGGATTGATAGCAGAAGACTTACCGGATCATTTACCTAAGGTTTTGTCCGTTTTTAAACGGCAATATTTCCCTACAAAAAAATAA